A genomic window from Sulfurospirillum diekertiae includes:
- a CDS encoding HdrB C-terminal domain-containing protein: MKSYLLFDAIIHREKTAPLITSAKKLIEFLQIDAISFKGAKNDLGSEYMGLDRLKFLEHYAYNLTLAAEQKRDILCFEQSSLVCHAHTKEILLNDSNLKFEIALRLEKHNLSLNLNANVISLEELLIEEIGTEKLTSLLKKPFENFQTALFLGSNSCRAKKYRKEELFTQLLDLIKLKQIKHASTFESDGFEVYDASPLLAKKLASKVMLDMFDNAADFVLVSDARSFIMFDFYQKELEKIVGREIGLSVLSLAELLLLALGETHKKSIGLDQHKVAITLI, encoded by the coding sequence ATGAAAAGTTATCTTCTTTTTGATGCTATTATTCACCGTGAAAAAACTGCACCCTTAATTACATCCGCAAAAAAACTCATCGAATTTTTACAGATAGATGCCATCTCCTTCAAAGGGGCAAAAAATGATCTTGGAAGCGAATACATGGGACTTGATCGTCTCAAGTTTTTAGAGCATTATGCGTACAATCTTACATTGGCTGCTGAGCAAAAACGTGATATTCTCTGTTTTGAACAAAGTTCTCTTGTCTGCCATGCCCATACCAAAGAGATTTTACTCAATGATTCTAATCTCAAATTTGAAATTGCATTGCGGTTGGAAAAGCACAATCTTTCTCTTAATCTCAATGCGAATGTCATTTCACTGGAAGAACTTCTTATCGAAGAGATAGGCACTGAAAAACTAACTAGTTTACTCAAAAAACCATTTGAAAACTTTCAAACAGCCCTTTTCTTAGGCTCAAATTCTTGCCGTGCCAAAAAATACCGCAAAGAAGAGCTATTCACACAACTCCTTGATCTTATCAAACTCAAGCAAATTAAACATGCGAGTACGTTTGAAAGTGATGGTTTTGAAGTCTATGATGCGTCGCCTCTTTTGGCTAAAAAACTTGCTTCAAAAGTCATGCTCGATATGTTTGACAATGCTGCTGATTTTGTACTAGTGAGTGATGCCCGTAGCTTTATCATGTTTGATTTTTACCAAAAAGAGCTTGAAAAAATTGTAGGTCGAGAGATTGGCTTAAGTGTTTTAAGCCTTGCGGAACTACTACTCCTCGCTTTGGGTGAAACGCATAAAAAGAGCATTGGACTCGACCAGCACAAAGTTGCCATTACACTTATCTAA
- a CDS encoding cation:proton antiporter produces MENLIFLAHVVLLMVLSPIISRVFRLPTPVVEILLGSFAVWVGFLPVDNEVFRNLSKIGFFYLMFLAGLEIDIQRFIRYRDRFLKKAILYFICLYSISFILYLSFGLSPVYIVAIPIVSLGMIMALINEHGREHKWLELSLIIGVIGELLSIGALVVFDGAITHGLGWSFFKSILMLIAVLTSSYFLYRLLKIIFWWYPNLKRIIMPNNDTMHQSLRFSMALFFVLIATMQWLEIDMVLGAFIAGIFISNFFAHKKELPHQLSMFGFGFLVPLFFIFVGTTLDLKIVFTSHILMHAIWIVIAMVGARLASSFAAYYSYLGLRSTFLFSLGDSMPLTFLVAIATIAVKNGAIGSEEYASFIVAALMEGIVIMTLIQILMYLFKRYDKQNKEKFNEG; encoded by the coding sequence TTGGAAAACCTTATCTTTTTGGCGCATGTTGTGCTTTTAATGGTACTTTCTCCTATTATTTCGCGTGTCTTTCGCCTTCCTACTCCTGTTGTTGAAATTTTGCTAGGCTCTTTTGCCGTATGGGTTGGATTTTTACCTGTAGATAATGAAGTCTTCCGTAATCTCTCAAAAATTGGTTTTTTTTACTTAATGTTTTTGGCTGGCTTAGAGATAGATATTCAGCGTTTTATACGCTATCGAGATCGTTTTTTAAAAAAAGCTATTTTATACTTTATCTGTTTGTACAGTATCTCTTTTATTTTATACCTTTCATTCGGTCTTTCACCTGTTTATATTGTCGCAATTCCAATAGTATCTCTTGGAATGATTATGGCCCTTATCAATGAACATGGACGTGAGCATAAATGGTTGGAGCTTTCGTTAATCATTGGTGTGATTGGTGAGCTTTTAAGCATTGGAGCACTTGTCGTTTTTGATGGCGCTATTACGCATGGTTTGGGGTGGAGCTTTTTCAAAAGTATTTTGATGTTAATTGCGGTTCTGACTTCTTCATATTTTTTATACCGATTGCTCAAAATTATCTTTTGGTGGTACCCAAATCTTAAACGAATTATTATGCCAAATAACGATACGATGCATCAAAGTTTGCGTTTTAGTATGGCACTCTTTTTTGTGTTGATTGCTACGATGCAATGGCTTGAAATTGATATGGTTTTAGGCGCTTTTATTGCGGGTATTTTTATTTCTAACTTTTTTGCACATAAAAAAGAGCTTCCACATCAGCTTTCTATGTTTGGTTTTGGTTTTTTAGTGCCTCTATTTTTTATTTTTGTTGGAACAACACTTGATCTAAAGATAGTCTTTACATCGCATATATTAATGCATGCGATTTGGATTGTTATTGCAATGGTAGGAGCACGCCTTGCGAGTTCATTTGCTGCTTATTACAGTTATTTGGGACTTCGTAGTACCTTTCTTTTTAGCCTTGGTGACTCGATGCCTTTAACCTTTTTAGTTGCTATTGCAACGATTGCTGTCAAAAATGGTGCGATTGGAAGTGAGGAGTATGCTTCTTTTATTGTGGCGGCTTTGATGGAAGGTATTGTTATTATGACTCTAATCCAGATTTTGATGTATCTTTTTAAACGGTATGATAAGCAAAATAAAGAAAAATTTAACGAAGGATAA
- a CDS encoding aldo/keto reductase: MRFSHATPEATYGFAKRFAHYKDFYARHDGLIFSKLGFGTFKKEPYKEENYTFDYKDALKTAIHHGVNVIDTAINYRYQQSEREIGEVLEELFKNGDVKREELIICSKGGFVPLDFPFPENPYEWINEHIIQKGLATSSDIELDQHCMTPAFLNNSLERSLANLHVKCLDIYFLHNPETQLTKIGYNHFLKQLEEIFESFEAHVREGKIKAYGIAVWNAFTYEEGNSEYINLEEVYDVARKVGGASHHFKYIQLPFNIAKTNAYSVLNQKMSDGKYYTPLQVAHKLGLGVMSSSSLLQMHLFQKPFKPEVGYLLDSHMELQSDIQLALQFVRSTRGIVTSLFSSSKREHVSSNLEIATINATNTTKYNLLYKVER; the protein is encoded by the coding sequence ATGCGTTTTTCTCATGCAACTCCTGAAGCGACTTATGGTTTTGCCAAACGTTTTGCGCATTACAAAGACTTTTATGCAAGGCATGATGGACTTATATTTTCTAAACTTGGCTTTGGAACCTTTAAAAAAGAGCCTTATAAAGAGGAAAATTATACATTTGACTATAAAGATGCTCTCAAAACAGCCATACACCATGGCGTGAATGTCATTGACACTGCCATTAACTACCGATATCAACAAAGTGAACGTGAAATTGGTGAAGTTTTAGAAGAACTTTTTAAGAATGGTGACGTGAAGCGTGAAGAGCTGATCATCTGTTCAAAGGGTGGATTTGTCCCGCTTGATTTTCCTTTCCCTGAAAACCCCTATGAGTGGATTAATGAGCATATCATTCAGAAAGGTTTAGCAACTTCTTCTGACATCGAATTGGATCAGCACTGTATGACGCCAGCTTTTTTGAATAACTCATTAGAACGCTCCCTTGCTAATTTACATGTAAAGTGTTTGGACATCTATTTTTTGCACAATCCAGAGACACAACTGACTAAAATTGGTTATAACCATTTTTTGAAGCAGCTTGAAGAGATTTTTGAAAGTTTTGAAGCGCATGTGAGAGAGGGAAAGATCAAAGCGTATGGAATTGCCGTGTGGAATGCGTTTACGTATGAAGAAGGCAATAGTGAGTATATTAACCTTGAAGAAGTGTACGATGTTGCGCGTAAAGTTGGTGGGGCTAGCCATCATTTCAAATACATTCAACTTCCGTTTAATATTGCAAAAACAAACGCGTACAGTGTACTCAATCAAAAAATGTCTGATGGCAAGTATTACACGCCATTGCAAGTAGCTCATAAACTAGGGCTTGGTGTGATGAGTAGTTCTTCATTGTTGCAGATGCACCTTTTTCAAAAACCTTTTAAGCCTGAAGTGGGTTATTTATTGGATTCACATATGGAGTTACAAAGCGACATTCAGTTAGCCCTTCAATTTGTACGCTCAACAAGGGGTATTGTAACGTCACTGTTTAGTTCGAGCAAGCGTGAACATGTCAGTAGCAATCTAGAAATTGCCACGATAAATGCTACCAACACTACAAAATACAATCTTCTATATAAAGTGGAGCGATAA
- a CDS encoding DUF5644 domain-containing protein, giving the protein MECKLELSVFRFDATTDFLPYYKKHFITIDRSKNVNDLLALIQIEDGSFDYPKGDLAALKINGKALFSHVSIDGIINSFGKSLTLEPLNTKHVTKDMIINTGNFDKKFKLLEAFVEAKDKALYDQYIIYYYASSVLEFVEDFQGDALFAFAYDMIQKHPDRKREILEIVANEHTGLFLHVRLCKKIYPCGADVEKKITELKNEVMKHRPFANTLVEKFSHHIDLM; this is encoded by the coding sequence ATGGAGTGTAAACTCGAGCTGAGCGTCTTTCGCTTTGACGCTACAACGGATTTTTTACCTTATTATAAAAAGCATTTTATTACCATAGATAGAAGTAAAAATGTGAATGACCTTCTAGCACTTATTCAAATAGAAGATGGTAGTTTTGACTATCCAAAAGGTGATCTTGCTGCCCTTAAAATCAATGGAAAAGCCCTTTTTAGTCATGTCTCCATTGATGGCATTATCAACTCTTTTGGAAAATCACTGACGTTAGAGCCTCTCAATACCAAACATGTTACCAAAGATATGATCATCAATACCGGCAATTTTGACAAAAAATTTAAATTGCTTGAAGCTTTCGTTGAGGCAAAAGACAAAGCACTGTACGATCAGTATATCATCTATTACTATGCTTCCAGTGTCCTTGAATTTGTAGAAGACTTTCAAGGTGACGCCCTTTTTGCGTTTGCCTACGATATGATCCAAAAACATCCTGATCGAAAACGTGAAATCCTAGAAATTGTTGCCAATGAACATACAGGTCTCTTTTTACATGTAAGATTGTGCAAGAAAATTTATCCTTGTGGCGCAGATGTTGAGAAAAAAATTACAGAGCTGAAAAATGAGGTGATGAAACACCGACCATTTGCAAACACGCTCGTTGAAAAATTTTCTCATCACATCGATCTTATGTAA
- a CDS encoding thiamine-phosphate kinase yields the protein MSKEAFFISEFSSQHIGDDGAVVGDFVYSKDLFCEDIHFKRSWMSLTQIAQKSMLVNLSDAIAMNAKPKWVLIGIVMPKHFTYEQLRELSTGFQNVARAYGVEIIGGDTTAGDKLMISITIIAKRPSKVLYRSGAKLGDLVAFTGTLGRSYQELTRLLRGGHVGKDSRFKKPVLKATFVAKASKHLNAGMDISDGLSKDLSRLLKASGNLGLHVKHTLAKQTLCSGEEYEMLFSFDARKKKIVERIAKQTRTPITIVGKTVRKRYVCRCKEHHF from the coding sequence ATGTCAAAAGAGGCGTTTTTTATCTCAGAATTTTCCAGTCAACACATTGGCGATGATGGTGCCGTTGTTGGGGATTTTGTCTATTCAAAAGATCTGTTTTGCGAAGATATTCACTTTAAGCGTTCATGGATGAGTCTAACACAGATCGCGCAAAAAAGTATGCTTGTCAATCTTTCCGATGCAATTGCGATGAATGCGAAACCTAAGTGGGTGCTTATTGGCATAGTGATGCCAAAGCATTTTACGTACGAACAACTGCGCGAATTAAGTACAGGGTTTCAAAATGTAGCACGTGCGTATGGGGTCGAGATTATTGGTGGGGATACTACTGCTGGGGATAAATTGATGATTTCCATCACCATCATTGCCAAACGTCCTTCCAAGGTGCTTTACCGTAGTGGCGCAAAGCTTGGAGACTTGGTTGCCTTTACGGGAACACTGGGGCGTTCTTATCAAGAACTTACACGGCTGTTGCGCGGAGGTCATGTAGGGAAAGACTCACGGTTTAAGAAGCCTGTGTTAAAAGCAACTTTTGTCGCTAAAGCTTCTAAGCATCTTAATGCAGGCATGGACATCTCTGATGGTCTTTCCAAAGACCTCTCCAGATTGCTTAAAGCTAGCGGAAATTTAGGTTTACATGTAAAGCATACATTGGCCAAGCAAACGCTGTGTAGCGGGGAAGAGTATGAGATGCTTTTTAGTTTTGATGCACGTAAAAAAAAGATTGTAGAACGTATTGCCAAACAGACACGCACACCGATTACGATTGTAGGAAAAACAGTGCGCAAGCGTTATGTGTGCCGTTGTAAAGAACACCACTTTTGA
- a CDS encoding SIR2 family protein gives MKKSELEAQIKEGRLIPFIGMGVFKETKTEDGEQIPFDSDSMILRLNGGRAMSQRLMYEYSRAAMSLEQRKGRPYIEQMTNHIFTFKPYPMPLVYTWLKTLMPRYVIDLNLDDSLLKLYADRDHFLVTGVSRVMAGYDRFLVYMYTASSQEYKRVDKELLSQMLPILFKPLGCTVPEKSFIISDADFVDWLTEAMGGYALPPFLKTFKNDKSYLFLGIDFDRDTYRMVANEVTLGLSGGYLVNDKEEMSKKEEKFLTSHKIEKFSTSLEAFLKSAE, from the coding sequence GTGAAGAAGAGTGAATTAGAAGCACAAATCAAAGAGGGTCGTTTGATTCCATTTATTGGGATGGGTGTCTTTAAAGAGACTAAAACAGAAGATGGTGAGCAAATACCATTTGATAGTGATTCAATGATTTTACGTCTGAATGGTGGTCGCGCAATGTCTCAGCGCTTGATGTATGAGTATTCTCGTGCTGCGATGAGTTTGGAACAACGTAAAGGACGACCTTATATTGAGCAGATGACCAATCATATTTTTACGTTTAAACCTTATCCTATGCCCTTAGTCTATACGTGGCTTAAAACATTAATGCCTCGTTATGTCATTGATCTTAATTTAGATGATTCGCTTTTGAAGCTTTATGCGGATAGAGACCATTTTTTAGTGACAGGTGTGAGCCGCGTTATGGCAGGGTATGATCGCTTTTTGGTATACATGTATACGGCTTCCAGTCAAGAGTATAAACGTGTGGATAAAGAGTTGCTCAGCCAAATGTTACCCATTCTCTTTAAGCCTTTGGGATGTACTGTACCTGAAAAAAGCTTTATTATCAGTGATGCAGACTTTGTGGATTGGCTTACCGAGGCCATGGGTGGTTATGCCCTTCCTCCTTTTTTAAAAACCTTCAAAAATGACAAAAGTTATCTTTTTTTAGGGATTGATTTTGACCGTGATACCTATAGAATGGTGGCGAATGAAGTCACATTAGGATTGAGTGGTGGCTATTTGGTGAATGATAAAGAAGAGATGAGTAAAAAAGAAGAGAAGTTTTTAACATCTCATAAAATTGAAAAATTTAGCACTTCGTTAGAAGCTTTTCTGAAGAGTGCAGAGTAG
- the truD gene encoding tRNA pseudouridine(13) synthase TruD, which yields MNRQFFLTHSPINAMFTKNSSDFVVSEIPLYPFSSEGEHLVLHVRKKDMTTWDMLQYLSEVTGCKVRDFGYAGLKDKDGMTTQYISLHKNFEPKLVNFTHEKIKILDTTYHNNKIRTGHLKGNRFFIRLKKVNPIDAKKLQDGLKKISKEGFPNFFGYQRFGIDGDNYIKGKAILEGKRKERNPKMKEFFINAYQSYLFNTWLSKRIEISRLIEEFNVADATRATNLPKEMVESLKKQPQFFKLLHGDVLHHYPAGKAFVCENVEEELPRFLEHGITIAGWLLGGKNIRAEYEAGVIEKQIFEECEPFLDKLNGSRRFAWSFAEEVEGVYKEEEAWFEMHFSLPKGSYATVIIEELIKVSL from the coding sequence ATGAACAGACAATTTTTTCTCACCCATTCGCCGATTAATGCGATGTTTACTAAAAATAGCAGTGACTTCGTTGTCAGTGAAATTCCGCTCTATCCTTTCAGCAGCGAGGGCGAGCATCTGGTTTTACATGTAAGGAAAAAAGATATGACAACATGGGATATGCTTCAGTATCTCAGCGAAGTAACAGGATGCAAAGTGCGTGATTTTGGCTATGCGGGGCTTAAAGATAAAGACGGCATGACGACACAGTACATCTCACTGCATAAAAATTTTGAGCCAAAGCTTGTTAATTTTACGCATGAAAAGATCAAAATACTGGACACAACGTACCATAACAACAAGATTCGTACAGGACATCTCAAAGGCAACCGCTTTTTTATACGTCTGAAAAAAGTCAACCCGATTGACGCCAAAAAACTGCAAGATGGACTTAAAAAAATCAGCAAAGAGGGCTTTCCAAACTTTTTTGGATATCAACGCTTTGGTATCGATGGCGATAATTATATTAAAGGGAAAGCTATCTTAGAGGGAAAACGGAAAGAGCGCAATCCTAAAATGAAAGAGTTTTTTATCAATGCGTACCAGAGTTATCTTTTCAATACATGGCTTTCTAAGCGCATTGAGATCAGCCGTTTGATCGAAGAGTTTAATGTCGCAGATGCAACAAGAGCGACGAATTTGCCCAAAGAGATGGTCGAAAGTCTTAAAAAACAACCCCAATTTTTTAAACTGCTTCATGGCGATGTATTGCATCATTATCCTGCAGGAAAAGCATTTGTGTGTGAAAATGTAGAAGAAGAACTTCCTCGCTTTTTGGAACACGGCATTACGATTGCAGGCTGGTTACTCGGTGGTAAAAATATCCGAGCAGAGTATGAAGCAGGTGTCATTGAAAAGCAAATCTTTGAAGAGTGTGAACCTTTTTTGGACAAACTCAATGGAAGCCGACGTTTTGCATGGAGCTTTGCGGAAGAGGTTGAGGGCGTTTATAAAGAGGAAGAGGCATGGTTTGAAATGCACTTTTCTTTGCCTAAAGGCTCGTATGCAACGGTAATTATAGAAGAGCTAATAAAAGTTTCGCTATAA
- a CDS encoding class II SORL domain-containing protein has translation MPKINRYVDIDTVEREARKDYIDRHSPFITCNATAKQNAPFKVTIKVGNAYTHPDDFDHYIANIQLFNGDVLLARADFIAGTLGGQDKKGQAEVTFTIVPTGKKLNLVAQSYCTKHGVWESDPVEVTVEE, from the coding sequence ATGCCAAAAATCAATCGTTATGTTGATATTGACACTGTTGAGAGAGAAGCACGTAAAGATTACATCGATAGACACTCTCCATTTATTACCTGTAATGCTACGGCAAAACAAAATGCGCCGTTTAAAGTGACTATAAAAGTTGGAAATGCGTATACTCATCCCGATGATTTTGATCATTACATTGCCAATATACAACTTTTCAATGGAGATGTACTGTTAGCACGTGCTGATTTTATTGCCGGAACCCTTGGTGGACAAGATAAAAAAGGACAAGCTGAAGTGACCTTTACCATCGTTCCAACAGGTAAAAAACTGAACCTTGTTGCACAAAGCTACTGTACAAAACATGGTGTTTGGGAAAGTGATCCTGTCGAAGTAACTGTCGAAGAATAA
- a CDS encoding FAD-dependent oxidoreductase — translation MTYDVVVIGSGIAGLMAAIEAKSETNSVAIMTKSNIFKSNSAVASGGINAVLDEKNEVEIQKHIDDTMKSSKELGDKKAISYLCHQAPLIIKKLEAYGVAFDRDEKGKILQRSFGGGSSKRTCFVGDSTGSAITQALIKKAKLVGVDFLVNHFVMDITKIEEYVSGVVALKKLDSTVTVYPAKAVVFAGGGYAGIYRGFSTNAQDCTGDLLSIALRAGMSLKDMEFVQFHPTGFAKTSYLVSEAARGEGGYLVNSEGERFVNELGTRDVLARAIFEQIRSGQKVYLDMRHISKDILETRVPSLYKSAYTQVGVDLSCELLEIKPVAHYSMGGIASSLTSSEVKGLFICGECAALGVHGANRLGGNSLLEGAVFGELAGKKAREYAFNKEFLPIDYNVVIKNMDLVQRIFDGDCSKNFNAMRISVGKIMFDKAGIFRNENSLQEAFDYMKYLRLESNTLHCIDKGKHNNVELISILELRNALELSEAIILSAMQRRESRGAHFREDFAFTCKEGKDHVLIKELQKGFFKVHYEESGLTKWLKKILT, via the coding sequence ATGACATATGATGTAGTCGTAATTGGCTCAGGGATTGCGGGTCTCATGGCGGCAATCGAAGCAAAAAGTGAAACGAACAGTGTCGCCATCATGACCAAAAGCAATATTTTTAAATCTAACAGTGCCGTTGCCAGTGGTGGTATTAATGCTGTTTTAGATGAAAAAAATGAGGTAGAAATTCAAAAGCATATCGATGACACGATGAAAAGCTCTAAAGAGCTGGGAGATAAAAAAGCAATTAGTTATCTTTGTCATCAAGCACCTTTGATTATCAAAAAATTAGAAGCATATGGTGTCGCGTTTGATCGTGATGAAAAGGGAAAAATTTTACAACGCAGTTTTGGTGGTGGAAGTTCCAAACGTACCTGCTTTGTCGGTGATAGTACCGGTTCAGCCATTACTCAAGCACTCATTAAAAAAGCAAAACTGGTAGGTGTTGATTTTTTAGTCAATCATTTTGTGATGGATATTACGAAAATAGAAGAGTATGTCAGTGGAGTGGTTGCGCTTAAAAAACTAGACTCTACCGTAACCGTTTATCCTGCTAAAGCGGTTGTCTTTGCAGGTGGCGGCTATGCTGGAATTTACAGGGGGTTTAGTACCAATGCACAAGATTGTACGGGGGATCTTTTAAGTATAGCGCTTCGCGCTGGCATGAGTTTAAAAGATATGGAATTTGTGCAGTTTCATCCAACAGGTTTTGCAAAGACCAGTTACCTAGTCTCTGAGGCAGCACGTGGCGAAGGTGGGTATTTGGTTAACAGCGAAGGTGAACGCTTCGTCAATGAACTTGGCACTCGTGATGTGCTTGCACGCGCCATTTTTGAGCAGATTAGATCAGGTCAAAAAGTTTATCTTGATATGCGTCATATCTCCAAAGATATTTTAGAAACACGTGTTCCGTCTTTATACAAAAGTGCTTATACCCAAGTTGGCGTTGATTTGTCCTGTGAGCTTTTAGAGATCAAACCCGTGGCGCATTACAGTATGGGTGGGATTGCTTCTTCGTTGACTTCAAGTGAAGTTAAAGGGCTTTTCATTTGTGGTGAATGCGCTGCGCTTGGTGTGCATGGTGCCAATCGTTTAGGTGGTAATTCACTCTTAGAAGGAGCCGTTTTTGGCGAACTCGCAGGAAAAAAAGCGAGAGAGTATGCGTTTAATAAAGAGTTCTTACCCATTGATTACAATGTGGTGATTAAAAATATGGATTTGGTACAACGCATTTTTGATGGAGATTGTTCCAAAAACTTCAATGCAATGCGTATCTCTGTAGGAAAAATTATGTTTGATAAAGCAGGGATTTTTCGCAATGAAAACTCCTTGCAAGAGGCATTTGATTATATGAAATACTTACGTCTTGAGTCCAATACTCTGCATTGTATTGATAAAGGCAAACACAATAATGTAGAGCTTATCTCTATTTTAGAGCTTAGAAATGCGCTTGAACTTTCTGAAGCGATTATTCTCTCCGCTATGCAACGACGTGAGAGCAGAGGAGCACATTTTAGAGAAGATTTTGCCTTTACATGTAAAGAGGGAAAAGATCATGTTTTGATTAAAGAGCTTCAAAAAGGGTTTTTTAAAGTACATTACGAAGAGAGTGGATTGACCAAGTGGTTGAAAAAAATCTTAACATAA
- a CDS encoding sigma 54-interacting transcriptional regulator: protein MVQFDAKCGDCLTTRELMTLYETATVVSNSLDLVASLEKALLILKNRLHLEKCVIHTLGEDNLLTVYAGIDFSKHQKELATYKLGEGATGYAAESKEPVVIENLHNDMMFLNKSGNRDQNAISYIAVPMLVDQEVIGVLGANITKTTAINFESTIRVLTILSSIFAQSIRSHDINLKEKERLKELKLYYKMEWDSKVHNFGDIIGESPKMKMVYNVVERIAESNVTVLVRGETGTGKELVAAAIHKRSKRRDEPFVKLNCAAITDTLIESELFGHEKGAFTDAKEARKGRFELADGGTLFLDEIGDISASAQVKLLRVLQEREFERVGGSKTVKVNVRLVAATNRNLEEMVKNGTFREDLYYRLNVIPIDLPALRERGDDIPLLVNFFLQKSMSNHKKRVVITDEAMDILCQYTWPGNVRELENTVERIVLMGSEDGITADEMLLLLPAFNQKLMCQRRIMSEEE from the coding sequence ATGGTTCAATTTGATGCTAAGTGTGGAGATTGCCTCACTACCAGAGAACTCATGACACTCTATGAGACAGCAACTGTCGTTTCAAACTCATTGGATTTAGTTGCTTCGCTCGAAAAAGCATTACTTATTTTAAAAAATAGATTACATTTAGAAAAATGTGTGATTCATACGCTGGGTGAAGATAATCTTTTAACGGTTTATGCTGGTATTGATTTTAGCAAACATCAAAAAGAGTTAGCCACCTATAAATTGGGTGAGGGTGCTACAGGATATGCTGCCGAGAGTAAAGAGCCTGTCGTCATAGAAAATTTACATAACGATATGATGTTTCTGAATAAATCAGGAAATCGTGATCAAAATGCCATTTCATATATTGCTGTTCCGATGTTGGTTGACCAAGAAGTGATTGGAGTATTGGGCGCAAATATTACCAAAACAACTGCCATTAATTTTGAAAGTACCATTCGTGTTTTAACGATTTTAAGTTCAATTTTTGCTCAATCTATTCGGTCACATGACATCAATCTTAAAGAAAAAGAGCGTTTAAAAGAGCTTAAACTTTACTATAAGATGGAGTGGGATTCTAAAGTACACAATTTTGGGGATATCATTGGTGAAAGTCCTAAAATGAAGATGGTGTATAACGTTGTTGAACGTATTGCTGAGAGCAATGTCACCGTTTTAGTGCGTGGTGAGACAGGAACAGGCAAAGAGCTTGTTGCCGCTGCTATTCACAAACGTTCTAAACGTCGTGATGAGCCTTTTGTCAAACTTAATTGTGCCGCTATTACCGATACGCTCATTGAAAGTGAGCTTTTTGGGCATGAAAAAGGTGCTTTTACCGATGCGAAAGAAGCACGTAAAGGTCGTTTTGAATTGGCTGATGGTGGAACACTCTTTTTAGATGAAATTGGTGATATTTCTGCTTCTGCTCAAGTGAAACTCTTACGTGTTTTACAAGAGCGTGAATTTGAACGTGTGGGTGGAAGTAAGACTGTTAAAGTGAATGTGAGGTTGGTCGCCGCAACCAATCGAAATCTTGAAGAAATGGTTAAAAATGGTACGTTTAGAGAAGATTTATATTATCGTCTGAACGTCATTCCCATTGATTTACCTGCTCTTCGTGAGCGTGGCGATGATATTCCCCTTCTGGTCAATTTCTTTTTGCAAAAATCGATGAGTAACCACAAAAAACGTGTTGTTATTACCGATGAAGCGATGGACATACTCTGTCAATATACATGGCCTGGCAATGTGCGAGAACTTGAAAATACTGTTGAGCGTATCGTGCTTATGGGAAGTGAAGATGGCATAACTGCCGATGAGATGTTACTACTGCTTCCAGCCTTTAATCAAAAATTGATGTGTCAACGAAGGATCATGAGTGAAGAAGAGTGA
- the nifT gene encoding putative nitrogen fixation protein NifT: MAKVMLREENGEICFYIAKKDMEETITKIEFSSEENWGGEVVLSNGETWWIQPGRKSLPKEEVCKKLSD, from the coding sequence ATGGCAAAAGTAATGCTAAGAGAAGAAAATGGGGAAATCTGCTTTTATATCGCCAAGAAAGATATGGAAGAAACAATTACAAAAATTGAGTTTAGTTCAGAAGAAAATTGGGGTGGCGAAGTCGTGCTAAGCAATGGTGAAACGTGGTGGATTCAGCCAGGTCGTAAAAGTCTTCCGAAAGAGGAAGTTTGTAAGAAATTATCGGATTGA